DNA from Asticcacaulis sp. ZE23SCel15:
ACCGGTGACGAGGTCTTTTAGGTCAATCGCCGCCCGCTCAATCGACATCTTGCCGGCTTCGATTTTTGAGATATCCAGCACATCATTCAGCAGGCCCATCAGAACCTCAGACGCATTGCTCAGCATGCGGACGTGGTCGCTTTGCTCATCGTTAAGCGGCGTGCGCTTCAGCAAATTCGCCGCCGACAGGACCGCGTTCATAGGCGTGCGGATTTCGTGGGTGATAACCGCCAGAAAATTGGTCTTGGCGGCACTCTCATTCTCCGCCAGCTTACGCGCCTCCTGCGCTTCGTCCTTGGCTACCTTGAGATCCAGCAGGCTCTGGTTGTTCTGACGCACCGCCCAGGCCAGATTGCCCAAAAACACGAACGTGCCGACATTGACGATAAACAGGGTAAATGAGTTGTGGCCCGGCTCGATCACCGCCGTCACCGACGGCAGGAACAATAGATAAAGCGCGTGCGGCAGCAGGCCCGCAAACAGGTAGGTGCGGCGGTTATAAAGCTGCAGGGTCACATGCAGCAATGCGCCACAGATCGAAATGACTGCGAAAATCCGACCCTCTTCGCCGCCGAAAATCCACGTATAGGCCGCCATACCGGAAAAGATCAGGGTGCTTAAGGCAATCGCGATAATAAACTTGGCTTCGTCGCCCTGCTTTTTGGGATTTTTAAGCGCGGCCTTAAACAGATTGTTGTCGATAATCTGCGACACGAAATAGACCAGAAACCAGACCACCGGCCAGATGGAGGGCTCCAGCAGCATAGCGGTGCCGCCCAAAAAACCCGCAAGTCCCAGCCGTGTACGCAATCCCTTAACGCGGGACTGGGCAATTCCGATGAAAATAGCATCGCGCATGGGCACTCTAATCCGTTCGCTTAAAACGCGAACTTAGCCCAAAACCTTTAAAAGAGTTTTAGTTTACGACCTTATCGACGCTGGCACGGGTAACTTCGTGGTACCCGGCCCTCGCGTCAGCATAGACCCGGCGCGCCATAGCCTGCCCCCAGCCCGGCTGATCCATCAGATCGCGGTACAGCGGCGTAATAAACTTGCGCCGCCCCTGAGAGGTCAGGAACCCCTCCAGCGCAGGCATGGCCGGTTCATAATGGTGGGCAATCGCCAGTTTCAGCCACAGGAACAGGATTTCGGAATTATGGCTTTCGGAAAATTTAAACGCGTCATCAAGACTTGCCATCTGAGCTACCGTCAGGGTTTCCGGCATCTGGTTTAAGAACCTTTGCCATTCCTGCGTCGTCCAGTTCGCGGTCTGTAACTCAGCCGGTGCCGTACCGCTGATAAAAGCCGCCACTTGCGCGTCGACCTTATCGAACGCATCGGATTTCGGGACAATTATATTGGCGGGCAGACCCGGATCGTAGATCCAGGCGCGAACATTGATCTTATCTTCCAGCGCCTTATCGCCCTTGAGCAGATTTTCGCGCAGGTCTTCGATAAAAGCCTCAGACGTCATGCTCTGGAAGGCATAGCGGTTGAAATAGCCCTTCAAATAAGCATCAAACCGACGGCGTCCGACGGCCTCTTCGATCACCCGCAGGAAGGACGCGCCTTTCTCGTAAGGGATTTCCGAAAACCCGTCGTCGGGATGCTTACCCTTGAGGTCGATATATAGGGCGGTCAGTTCAGGATGCTTATCATCCATATAACCCTTCACCGTGTCCTGAAGATCTTTATAGCCCAAGGTGCGCAGCATGGCGGCGCGATCCTTGCCATAAAGCTCTTCCATAATGCGGTTCTCAAAATAGACCGTGAAGCCTTCGTTGAGCCAAAAATCATTCCAGGTGGCGTTGGTGACAAGGTTCCCTGACCACGAATGGGCCAGTTCATGGGCGACCAGCGACACCAGTGAGCGATCCCCCGCCAGAATAGTCGGCGTGGCAAAGGTCAGGCGCGGGTTTTCCATGCCACCATAAGGAAACGACGGCGGCAGCACCAGAATATCATAACGGCCCCAACGATAGGGCCCATAAAGCTTTTCGGCGGCCCCGACCATTTTTTCGACATCGACAAACTCATCGGCGGCTGCTTCGACCGTGACTTTTTCGGCATAGACACCGGTGCGCTTACCTAGGGGCCGGAAATCAATCTCGCCCACAGCAATCGCGATCAGATAGGGCGGGATAGCCTCGTCCATCTTGAAACGATAGGCTTTTTTACCCGGCGCATCGATCACATCTTCGCCGTCGGGCGTCAGCATATCGGCGCTCATTACCGCCTTGAGGGCGCGCGGGGTCACGATGCGGGCACTATAGGTCTGGCGGATGGCAGGGCTGTCCTGCGTCGGCAGCCACGACCGGGTCAGGATGGCCTGACCTTGCGAAAACAGGAACGGTTGCTGCTTGCCTGCAGTTTGGGACGGTGCCAGCCATTGCAGGGCCTCGGTCTTAGCAGTCGTCTCATAGCGCACGATAATCTTTTGCGCACCCTGCGGCAGCTCAATCGTCAGCGGTGCCCCCAGAACCGGATCAGCCTTACCCAGCGCATATTTCAGCGGTGCCCCGGCGGCATCGGTCACACCCAAAATGTTCAGCGCCTTGGTGTCGAGGATAACCTGACGGGCATCGGGCTCCGTCTCCAGCGACAGCGCCGCCGTGCCGGACAAAACCTTGCGGTCAAAATCCGCCGTCAGGTCCAGATCAACATGGCGCACCCGCGCTTCCAGCGGTTTAGCATAGGAATGATGGTCAACAGCCTTGGCGGCAATCGCCAGCGGGGCGGCGCTACCCTCGTCCGGTTTGGGTGAGCAGGCCGCCACGGCACACAGCATGGCCAACGCCATCCCAACGCCCGCAAGGATTTGCGCATAGCAACTACCGGCGTTCATTCGATCTGTGACCCGCATAAAAATCAAAACCCCATCAAGGCCGCATTAAACGAAAAATAAGCTCATCACACAACTGTGAAAATAATGAAAAAGCCCGTGACATGATATGCCACGGGCTTTTCTTAGTCGGTTTTAGCGATATGCCGAAAAGTGTGAGCGGCTTTCGGCTATAATATCGCGACCAAGCAAAAACTCAGATTTTAGCTGGCTTGTTTCTGGCGGCGCTTGAATTGAGCCCCATCAGCACGATTTACCTTGGGTTCCGCAACGGCTGGTACCGGGCCGCGCTTGGCACCGTCGCGGCCTTTGTAGGCGTGGGGATCGCGGGCCTTATGGCCGTCAGCGCTCTCTGTACGCTTACGGTCAAACGGCTTTTTCGCGCCATAGGACTTTTTATCCCCGAACGGTTTCTTGTCACCAAACGGGATTTTGGCCCCATCATTGCGGTTGCCGTCGGCCTTAGCGTAGGGACGCTTGCCCTCATCGCTCCGGCGCTCCGAACGCTCACCGGCAGGACGTTCAAACGCTGGGCGCTCAGAGGTTGGGCGCTCAGCACGGGGTGCATCCGACGACTTGTCAAAACGCTTTTTTGCGTAAGAGTCGCGATCGAAAGGCTTCTTGTCACCGAATGGCTTTTTCGCGCCAAAGGGTTTTTTGTCGCCGTACTTGCGTTCACTGAAGGACTTCTTTTCGGTGAAATCGCGCTTAGGGGCAGAGGCTTCACGCTCGGCGGCCATCGGATCGAAAGCCGCCGGACGCTCAGCGCGCTCAGGGCGGCCCCCGTCACGCGTACCTTCACGCATGTCGCGGCGCTCATTGCGGCCCGGACGGTTGCGCTGACGCTTCTGGACGCGCTCGGCATCGCCGTCGATGTGACGGGCTACAGCAATGCGCTCAGGCGTCTTCGGCTTTTCGGTGTTGCCCGACGCCAGAATGGCTTCGTCGAGCAGCTTCAAAGCCTGGTCCTTACGGCGATCAAACGACGGGATGCGCTGGCGCGTCACGCGTTCAATATCTTTCAGGAACTTACGCTCATCATCCGCGCACAAAGTAATCGAGATACCCGACTTGCCGGCACGGGCGGTACGACCGATGCGGTGGACATAGGCTTCGGCCACGTAAGGCAACTCAAAGTTAATGACGTGGGTCACGCCGTCAACGTCGATACCGCGCGCGGCAATGTCCGTGGCGACCAGCGCACGCACGCGACCATCACGGAAGGCCTGAAGGGCGCGTTCGCGCTGGCCTTGATTTTTGTCACCATGAATGGCCGCGGCTTCGATGCCCCCGGCTTGCAGATAGGCCGTAACCCGGTCGGCGGAGCGCTTGGTACGCGTAAACACCAGAGTGCGGGTCAGGGCGTCTTCGGCATAAAGCTCCGACAGCAGGGCG
Protein-coding regions in this window:
- a CDS encoding M1 family metallopeptidase, whose translation is MNAGSCYAQILAGVGMALAMLCAVAACSPKPDEGSAAPLAIAAKAVDHHSYAKPLEARVRHVDLDLTADFDRKVLSGTAALSLETEPDARQVILDTKALNILGVTDAAGAPLKYALGKADPVLGAPLTIELPQGAQKIIVRYETTAKTEALQWLAPSQTAGKQQPFLFSQGQAILTRSWLPTQDSPAIRQTYSARIVTPRALKAVMSADMLTPDGEDVIDAPGKKAYRFKMDEAIPPYLIAIAVGEIDFRPLGKRTGVYAEKVTVEAAADEFVDVEKMVGAAEKLYGPYRWGRYDILVLPPSFPYGGMENPRLTFATPTILAGDRSLVSLVAHELAHSWSGNLVTNATWNDFWLNEGFTVYFENRIMEELYGKDRAAMLRTLGYKDLQDTVKGYMDDKHPELTALYIDLKGKHPDDGFSEIPYEKGASFLRVIEEAVGRRRFDAYLKGYFNRYAFQSMTSEAFIEDLRENLLKGDKALEDKINVRAWIYDPGLPANIIVPKSDAFDKVDAQVAAFISGTAPAELQTANWTTQEWQRFLNQMPETLTVAQMASLDDAFKFSESHNSEILFLWLKLAIAHHYEPAMPALEGFLTSQGRRKFITPLYRDLMDQPGWGQAMARRVYADARAGYHEVTRASVDKVVN
- a CDS encoding DEAD/DEAH box helicase; protein product: MSTINSTTFKDLGLTSSLLMTLEKEGYINPTPIQAQSIPIVLKGHDLLGIAQTGTGKTAAFALPILHHILTNRIIPAPRTVRVLVLSPTRELATQIAESFKTYSRGMGLQIATIFGGVKYGPQYKALLNGLDILVATPGRLIDHLDQKTVDLRGVEFLVLDEADQMLDLGFVKPIRQIAAKLPHKRQNLFFSATMPKEIVGLVNELLTDPKRVEIAPEATTAERVTQQVIFVEQLRKRALLSELYAEDALTRTLVFTRTKRSADRVTAYLQAGGIEAAAIHGDKNQGQRERALQAFRDGRVRALVATDIAARGIDVDGVTHVINFELPYVAEAYVHRIGRTARAGKSGISITLCADDERKFLKDIERVTRQRIPSFDRRKDQALKLLDEAILASGNTEKPKTPERIAVARHIDGDAERVQKRQRNRPGRNERRDMREGTRDGGRPERAERPAAFDPMAAEREASAPKRDFTEKKSFSERKYGDKKPFGAKKPFGDKKPFDRDSYAKKRFDKSSDAPRAERPTSERPAFERPAGERSERRSDEGKRPYAKADGNRNDGAKIPFGDKKPFGDKKSYGAKKPFDRKRTESADGHKARDPHAYKGRDGAKRGPVPAVAEPKVNRADGAQFKRRQKQAS